One Setaria italica strain Yugu1 chromosome II, Setaria_italica_v2.0, whole genome shotgun sequence DNA segment encodes these proteins:
- the LOC106804136 gene encoding agamous-like MADS-box protein AGL62, which yields MPRRTSINYLKRDSESTVTFHKQRNGLFKTAAELSILTGAKIAVALECESGKVFAFGTPSADPIIDSFLSGNTPEDPIPNDEAQKAKIISLQNELIQLKNLKDVQDRRMWESMARSKEIQESSKVAKLIYGNIDDLSVEKLNELLRGLSRVYQEI from the coding sequence ATGCCTAGGAGAACCAGTATCAACTATCTTAAGAGAGATAGTGAGAGTACCGTTACATTCCACAAGCAGCGTAATGGACTATTCAAAACCGCAGCTGAACTATCCATCCTCACTGGCGCAAAAATTGCTGTTGCACTAGAGTGTGAAAGTGGAAAAGTGTTCGCTTTCGGCACTCCATCTGCAGATCCCATTATTGATTCTTTCCTTTCAGGGAATACACCGGAAGATCCAATCCCTAATGATGAGGCACAAAAGGCCAAAATCATTTCTCTACAAAATGAGCTAATCCAGCTAAAGAACCTGAAGGATGTGCAGGATAGGAGGATGTGGGAGTCTATGGCACGTTCCAAGGAGATTCAAGAAAGCTCAAAGGTGGCTAAGCTTATCTATGGAAATATAGATGACCTTAGTGTCGAGAAGCTCAATGAGCTGTTACGCGGGCTCTCACGTGTTTATCAAGAAATCTAA
- the LOC101777215 gene encoding uncharacterized protein LOC101777215, which produces MDPCPFVRVLVGNLAVKMPAAAPRGGGTGGSSSGAGVHPTTAPCYCRIRLNKLPYQTASAPLLPPAEEGPASCTGAFAAAFHVSKADLDRAAAKPALFGARRTARLKVAVYAGRRGSTCGVSSGRLLGKVVVPLDLRAAAAKPVVFHSGWVAIGKRRAGRKPAAAGAAFGGAAAGHAQLNLTVRAEPDPRFVFEFDGEPECSPQVLQVQGRMRQPMFTCKFSCRSNSDLRSRSVQSDPGNGGRNWLAKFGSERERAGKERKGWSVTVHDLSGSPVALASMVTPFVASPGTDRVSRSNPGGWLILRPVDGTWTPWGRLECWRERGGAGAGGDSLGYRFELVPDHTNSGVGVCVAESGVPVSKGGRFAIDLTAAQPFGRSGSPGCSPRGSGDFGHGLWPFGSFRGFVMSAAVQGEGRCSKPTVEVGVAHVGCAEDAAAFVALAAAVDLSMDACRLFSCKLRRELSASRAELLR; this is translated from the exons ATGGACCcgtgcccgttcgtgcgggtgCTGGTCGGCAACCTGGCGGTCaagatgccggcggcggccccgcgcGGCGGGGGCACCGGCGGTTccagctccggcgccggggTGCACCCGACAACCGCGCCCTGCTACTGCCGGATCCGCCTCAACAAGCTCCCCTACCAGACGGCCTCGGCCCCGCTGCTGCCGCCCGCCGAGGAGGGGCCCGCGTCCTGCACGGGCGCATTCGCCGCGGCCTTCCACGTCTCCAAGGCCGACCTCGACCGTGCCGCCGCGAAGCCCGCGCTCTTCGGGGCGCGCCGCACCGCGCGGCTCAAGGTGGCGGTGTACGCGGGGAGGAGGGGGTCCACGTGCGGGGTCAGCTCGGGGAGATTGCTAGGGAAGGTGGTGGTGCCGCTGGACCTCAGGGCCGCTGCCGCCAAGCCCGTCGTGTTCCATAGCGGGTGGGTCGCCATCGGGAAGCGCCGCGCAGGCCgcaagccggcggcggcgggggcggcattcggcggcgctgctgccggCCACGCGCAGCTGAACCTGACCGTGCGCGCGGAACCCGACCCGAGGTTCGTGTTTGAGTTCGACGGCGAGCCGGAGTGCAGCCCACAGGTGCTCCAGGTGCAGGGCCGGATGAGGCAGCCCATGTTCACCTGCAAATTCTCCTGCCGCAGCAACAGCGACCTCCGCTCAAG GTCGGTGCAGTCTGATCCGGGGAACGGCGGGCGCAACTGGCTGGCCAAGTTCGGGTCGGAGCGGGAGCGCGCGGGGAAGGAGCGAAAGGGGTGGTCGGTGACGGTGCACGACCTGTCGGGCTCGCCGGTGGCGCTGGCCTCGATGGTGACTCCCTTCGTCGCCTCCCCCGGGACCGACCGCGTGAGCCGCTCCAACCCGGGCGGCTGGCTCATCCTCCGCCCCGTCGACGGGACCTGGACGCCGTGGGGCCGCCTCGAGTGCTGGCGCGagcgcggcggtgccggcgcaggcggcgactccctcggctaCCGCTTCGAGCTCGTCCCGGACCACACCAACTCCGGCGTGGGCGTGTGCGTGGCCGAGTCCGGCGTCCCGGTCTCCAAGGGCGGGCGGTTCGCCATCGACCTGACGGCGGCGCAGCCGTTCGGCCGGAGCGGGTCCCCCGGCTGCAGCccccgcggcagcggcgactTCGGGCACGGGCTCTGGCCGTTCGGGAGCTTCCGCGGGTTCGTGATGTCGGCCGCCGTGCAGGGGGAGGGGCGGTGCAGCAAGCCCACGGTGGAGGTGGGCGTGGCCCACGTCGGGTgcgccgaggacgccgccgcgtTCGTGGCGCtggcggccgccgtcgaccTGAGCATGGACGCGTGCCGGCTCTTCTCGTGCAAGCTCCGTAGGGAGCTGTCGGCGTCCCGCGCCGAGCTGCTGCGGTGA